A DNA window from Gorilla gorilla gorilla isolate KB3781 chromosome 19, NHGRI_mGorGor1-v2.1_pri, whole genome shotgun sequence contains the following coding sequences:
- the CARD6 gene encoding caspase recruitment domain-containing protein 6 isoform X1, with protein sequence MEETGTMATKSTPSEIIERERKKLLEILQHDPDSILDTLTSRRLISEEEYETLENVTDLLKKSRKLLILVQKKGEATCQHFLKCLFSTFPQSAAICGLRHEVLKHENTVPPQSMGASSNSEDAFSPGIKQPGAPEITVFFSEKEHLDLETSEFFRDKKTSYRETALSARKNEKEYDTPEVTLSYSVEKVGYEVPATITYIKDGQRYEELDDSLYLGKEEYLGSVDTPEDAEATVEEEVYDDPEHVGYDGEEDFENSETTEFSGEEPSYEESETSLSLEEEQEKSIEERKRVFKDVLLCLNMDRSRKVLPDFVKQFSLDRGCKWTPESPGDLAWNFLMKVQARDVTARDSILRHKVLDEDSKEDLLAGVENLEIRDIQTINPLDVLCAAMLCSDSSLQRQVMSNMYQCQFALPLLLPDAENNKSILMLGAMKDIVKKQSTQFSGGPTEDTEKFLTLMKMPVISFVRLGYCSFSKSRILNTLLSPAQLKLHKIFLHQDLPLLVLPRQISDGLVEITWCFPDSDDRKESPFFQKPVALANLRGNLESFWTQFGFLMEVSSAVFFFTDCLGEKEWDLLMFLGETAIERCYFVLSSQARESEEAQIFQRILNLKPAQLLFWERGDAGDRRKNMEGLQAALQELMFSSCLRCVSVEDMATLARELGIQVDEDFENTQRIQVSSGENMAGTAEGEGQQRHSQLKSSSKSQALMPIQEPGTQCELSQNLQNLCGTPVFRPVLENSWLFPTRIGGNFNHVSLKAPWVMGRPFGSEQRPKWFCPLPFQNAGAQGRGKSFGIQSFHPQIFYSGERFMKFSRAARGCQLNGTFGRPPRPICQHVQACPERPQMMGTLERSRAVASKIGHSYSLDSQPARAVGKPWPQQACTRVTELTEATGKLIRTSHIGKPHPQSFQPAGATQKLRPASQQGAQMKTQGGASNPALQIGSHPMSKSSQFKSDQSNPSTVKHSQPKPFHSVPSQPKSSQTKSCQSQPSQTKPSPCKSTQPKRSQPRPPQSKPSQPRPTRPKSSSTNPSQAKAHHSKAGPKRGGKH encoded by the exons AGGAAACAGGAACAATGGCTACCAAGAGTACTCCCTCAGAGAtcatagaaagagaaagaaaaaagttgctTGAAATCCTTCAACATGATCCTGATTCTATCTTAGACACGTTAACTTCTCGGAGGCTGATTTCTGAGGAAGAGTATGAGACTCTGGAGAATGTTACAGATCTCCTGAAGAAAAGTCGGAAGCTGTTAATTTTGGTACAGAAAAAGGGAGAGGCGACCTGTCAGCATTTTCTCAAGTGTTTATTTAGTACTTTTCCACAGTCAGCTGCCATTTGCGGCTTAAGGCATG AAGTTTTAAAACATGAGAATACAGTACCTCCTCAATCTATGGGGGCAAGCAGTAATTCAGAAGATGCTTTTTCTCCTGGAATAAAACAGCCTGGAGCCCCTGAGATCACAGTGTTCTTCAGTGAGAAGGAACACTTGGATTTGGAAACCTCTGAGTTTTTCAGGGACAAGAAAACTAGTTATAGGGAAACAGCTTTGTCTGCCAGGAAGAATGAGAAGGAATATGACACACCAGAAGTCACATTATCATATTCAGTTGAGAAAGTTGGATATGAAGTTCCAGCaactattacatatataaaagatGGACAGAGATATGAGGAGCTAGATGATTCTTTATACTTAGGAAAAGAGGAATATCTAGGATCTGTTGACACCCCTGAAGATGCAGAAGCCACTGTGGAAGAGGAGGTTTATGATGACCCAGAGCACGTTGGATATGATGGTGAAGAGGACTTCGAGAATTCAGAAACCACAGAGTTCTCTGGTGAAGAACCAAGTTATGAGGAATCAGAAACCAGCCTTTCATTGGAGGAGGAACAGGAGAAAAGTATAGAAG aaagaaaaagggtgTTTAAAGATGTCCTgttatgtttgaacatggatagaAGCAGAAAGGTTCTGCCAGATTTTGTTAAACAATTCTCCTTAGATCGAGGATGTAAGTGGACCCCTGAGAGTCCAGGAGACTTAGCCTGGAATTTCCTGATGAAAGTTCAAGCACGAGATGTGACGGCTAGGGATTCAATCCTCAGGCACAAGGTTCTGGATGAAGACAGCAAGGAGGATTTGCTGGCTGGAGTGGAGAATTTGGAAATTCGAGACATACAAACCATTAATCCCCTTGACGTCCTTTGTGCCGCCATGCTGTGTTCAGATAGCTCTTTGCAACGCCAAGTCATGTCAAACATGTATCAGTGCCAGTTTGCTCTTCCCCTGCTACTGCCAGACgcagaaaacaacaaaagcatCTTAATGCTGGGGGCCATGAAAGACATTGTGAAGAAGCAGTCGACACAGTTTTCAGGGGGGCCTACAGAGGATACAGAAAAGTTTCTGACTCTCATGAAGATGCCTGTCATCTCTTTTGTGCGTCTAGGATACTGTAGCTTCTCTAAGTCCAGAATCCTCAACACACTTCTCAGCCCTGCCCAGttgaaattacacaaaatcttTCTTCATCAAGATTTGCCTCTTTTGGTGCTTCCCCGGCAAATCTCTGATGGCCTGGTTGAGATAACATGGTGTTTTCCTGATAGCGATGATAGAAAGGAAAGCCCCTTTTTCCAAAAGCCTGTTGCTCTGGCTAATCTCCGTGGAAATCTAGAAAGCTTTTGGACTCAGTTTGGTTTTTTGATGGAAGTTTCTTCAGCTGTGTTTTTTTTCACTGACTGTTTAGGTGAGAAGGAATGGGACTTGCTAATGTTTTTAGGAGAAACTGCCATTGAAAGATGCTACTTTGTTCTCAGTTCCCAAGCCAGGGAGAGTGAAGAGGCTCAAATTTTTCAGAGGATACTGAacttgaagccagcacagctACTGTTTTGGGAGAGGGGAGATGCTGGGGATAGAAGGAAGAACATGGAGGGCCTTCAAGCTGCCCTCCAGGAACTGATGTTCTCTTCTTGCCTCAGATGTGTGTCTGTGGAGGATATGGCCACCCTGGCCAGGGAGCTGGGGATTCAGGTAGATGAAGACTTTGAAAACACTCAGAGAATTCAAGTTTCCTCTGGAGAAAACATGGCTGGGACAGCTGAAGGTGAGGGTCAGCAAAGACACAGTCAGCTAAAAAGCTCATCTAAAAGCCAGGCTCTAATGCCAATTCAAGAGCCTGGGACTCAGTGTGAGCTCAGCCAGAATCTTCAGAATCTCTGTGGTACCCCAGTATTCAGGCCTGTTCTAGAGAACTCCTGGCTCTTTCCAACCAGAATTGGAGGTAACTTTAACCATGTTTCCTTGAAAGCCCCCTGGGTTATGGGCCGCCCCTTTGGGTCAGAGCAGAGGCCTAAGTGGTTCTGTCCTTTGCCTTTTCAGAATGCAGGGGCCCAGGGCCGAGGTAAAAGTTTTGGTATTCAATCCTTCCATCCCCAGATATTTTATTCAGGTGAAAGATTCATGAAATTTTCCAGAGCTGCTCGGGGATGTCAGTTGAATGGAACATTTGGGAGACCGCCAAGACCCATTTGTCAGCATGTACAGGCCTGCCCTGAGAGACCACAAATGATGGGAACTCTTGAAAGGTCTAGGGCAGTAGCCTCCAAGATAGGTCACTCCTATTCCCTGGATTCACAGCCAGCAAGAGCAGTAGGGAAGCCATGGCCTCAGCAAGCTTGCACCAGGGTAACAGAGTTAACTGAAGCAACTGGAAAACTGATAAGAACATCCCATATTGGAAAGCCTCACCCTCAGTCCTTTCAACCAGCAGGAGCCACACAAAAACTAAGACCTGCTTCTCAGCAAGGAGCCCAGATGAAGACACAAGGTGGGGCTTCAAATCCAGCTCTCCAAATAGGGTCCCATCCCATGTCCAAGAGCTCTCAGTTCAAATCCGATCAGTCCAACCCATCCACAGTCAAACACTCCCAGCCTAAACCCTTCCATTCTGTGCCCTCTCAACCTAAATCCTCTCAGACAAAATCCTGTCAGTCCCAGCCCTCCCAAACTAAACCTTCTCCATGCAAATCCACTCAGCCTAAGCGAAGCCAGCCCCGGCCTCCCCAGTCTAAGCCTTCTCAGCCCAGACCCACTCGACCTAAGTCATCCTCAACCAATCCTTCACAAGCTAAGGCACACCACTCAAAAGCAGGGCCGAAGAGGGGAGGGAAGCATTAA
- the CARD6 gene encoding caspase recruitment domain-containing protein 6 isoform X2, translated as MDTLTSRRLISEEEYETLENVTDLLKKSRKLLILVQKKGEATCQHFLKCLFSTFPQSAAICGLRHEVLKHENTVPPQSMGASSNSEDAFSPGIKQPGAPEITVFFSEKEHLDLETSEFFRDKKTSYRETALSARKNEKEYDTPEVTLSYSVEKVGYEVPATITYIKDGQRYEELDDSLYLGKEEYLGSVDTPEDAEATVEEEVYDDPEHVGYDGEEDFENSETTEFSGEEPSYEESETSLSLEEEQEKSIEERKRVFKDVLLCLNMDRSRKVLPDFVKQFSLDRGCKWTPESPGDLAWNFLMKVQARDVTARDSILRHKVLDEDSKEDLLAGVENLEIRDIQTINPLDVLCAAMLCSDSSLQRQVMSNMYQCQFALPLLLPDAENNKSILMLGAMKDIVKKQSTQFSGGPTEDTEKFLTLMKMPVISFVRLGYCSFSKSRILNTLLSPAQLKLHKIFLHQDLPLLVLPRQISDGLVEITWCFPDSDDRKESPFFQKPVALANLRGNLESFWTQFGFLMEVSSAVFFFTDCLGEKEWDLLMFLGETAIERCYFVLSSQARESEEAQIFQRILNLKPAQLLFWERGDAGDRRKNMEGLQAALQELMFSSCLRCVSVEDMATLARELGIQVDEDFENTQRIQVSSGENMAGTAEGEGQQRHSQLKSSSKSQALMPIQEPGTQCELSQNLQNLCGTPVFRPVLENSWLFPTRIGGNFNHVSLKAPWVMGRPFGSEQRPKWFCPLPFQNAGAQGRGKSFGIQSFHPQIFYSGERFMKFSRAARGCQLNGTFGRPPRPICQHVQACPERPQMMGTLERSRAVASKIGHSYSLDSQPARAVGKPWPQQACTRVTELTEATGKLIRTSHIGKPHPQSFQPAGATQKLRPASQQGAQMKTQGGASNPALQIGSHPMSKSSQFKSDQSNPSTVKHSQPKPFHSVPSQPKSSQTKSCQSQPSQTKPSPCKSTQPKRSQPRPPQSKPSQPRPTRPKSSSTNPSQAKAHHSKAGPKRGGKH; from the exons ACACGTTAACTTCTCGGAGGCTGATTTCTGAGGAAGAGTATGAGACTCTGGAGAATGTTACAGATCTCCTGAAGAAAAGTCGGAAGCTGTTAATTTTGGTACAGAAAAAGGGAGAGGCGACCTGTCAGCATTTTCTCAAGTGTTTATTTAGTACTTTTCCACAGTCAGCTGCCATTTGCGGCTTAAGGCATG AAGTTTTAAAACATGAGAATACAGTACCTCCTCAATCTATGGGGGCAAGCAGTAATTCAGAAGATGCTTTTTCTCCTGGAATAAAACAGCCTGGAGCCCCTGAGATCACAGTGTTCTTCAGTGAGAAGGAACACTTGGATTTGGAAACCTCTGAGTTTTTCAGGGACAAGAAAACTAGTTATAGGGAAACAGCTTTGTCTGCCAGGAAGAATGAGAAGGAATATGACACACCAGAAGTCACATTATCATATTCAGTTGAGAAAGTTGGATATGAAGTTCCAGCaactattacatatataaaagatGGACAGAGATATGAGGAGCTAGATGATTCTTTATACTTAGGAAAAGAGGAATATCTAGGATCTGTTGACACCCCTGAAGATGCAGAAGCCACTGTGGAAGAGGAGGTTTATGATGACCCAGAGCACGTTGGATATGATGGTGAAGAGGACTTCGAGAATTCAGAAACCACAGAGTTCTCTGGTGAAGAACCAAGTTATGAGGAATCAGAAACCAGCCTTTCATTGGAGGAGGAACAGGAGAAAAGTATAGAAG aaagaaaaagggtgTTTAAAGATGTCCTgttatgtttgaacatggatagaAGCAGAAAGGTTCTGCCAGATTTTGTTAAACAATTCTCCTTAGATCGAGGATGTAAGTGGACCCCTGAGAGTCCAGGAGACTTAGCCTGGAATTTCCTGATGAAAGTTCAAGCACGAGATGTGACGGCTAGGGATTCAATCCTCAGGCACAAGGTTCTGGATGAAGACAGCAAGGAGGATTTGCTGGCTGGAGTGGAGAATTTGGAAATTCGAGACATACAAACCATTAATCCCCTTGACGTCCTTTGTGCCGCCATGCTGTGTTCAGATAGCTCTTTGCAACGCCAAGTCATGTCAAACATGTATCAGTGCCAGTTTGCTCTTCCCCTGCTACTGCCAGACgcagaaaacaacaaaagcatCTTAATGCTGGGGGCCATGAAAGACATTGTGAAGAAGCAGTCGACACAGTTTTCAGGGGGGCCTACAGAGGATACAGAAAAGTTTCTGACTCTCATGAAGATGCCTGTCATCTCTTTTGTGCGTCTAGGATACTGTAGCTTCTCTAAGTCCAGAATCCTCAACACACTTCTCAGCCCTGCCCAGttgaaattacacaaaatcttTCTTCATCAAGATTTGCCTCTTTTGGTGCTTCCCCGGCAAATCTCTGATGGCCTGGTTGAGATAACATGGTGTTTTCCTGATAGCGATGATAGAAAGGAAAGCCCCTTTTTCCAAAAGCCTGTTGCTCTGGCTAATCTCCGTGGAAATCTAGAAAGCTTTTGGACTCAGTTTGGTTTTTTGATGGAAGTTTCTTCAGCTGTGTTTTTTTTCACTGACTGTTTAGGTGAGAAGGAATGGGACTTGCTAATGTTTTTAGGAGAAACTGCCATTGAAAGATGCTACTTTGTTCTCAGTTCCCAAGCCAGGGAGAGTGAAGAGGCTCAAATTTTTCAGAGGATACTGAacttgaagccagcacagctACTGTTTTGGGAGAGGGGAGATGCTGGGGATAGAAGGAAGAACATGGAGGGCCTTCAAGCTGCCCTCCAGGAACTGATGTTCTCTTCTTGCCTCAGATGTGTGTCTGTGGAGGATATGGCCACCCTGGCCAGGGAGCTGGGGATTCAGGTAGATGAAGACTTTGAAAACACTCAGAGAATTCAAGTTTCCTCTGGAGAAAACATGGCTGGGACAGCTGAAGGTGAGGGTCAGCAAAGACACAGTCAGCTAAAAAGCTCATCTAAAAGCCAGGCTCTAATGCCAATTCAAGAGCCTGGGACTCAGTGTGAGCTCAGCCAGAATCTTCAGAATCTCTGTGGTACCCCAGTATTCAGGCCTGTTCTAGAGAACTCCTGGCTCTTTCCAACCAGAATTGGAGGTAACTTTAACCATGTTTCCTTGAAAGCCCCCTGGGTTATGGGCCGCCCCTTTGGGTCAGAGCAGAGGCCTAAGTGGTTCTGTCCTTTGCCTTTTCAGAATGCAGGGGCCCAGGGCCGAGGTAAAAGTTTTGGTATTCAATCCTTCCATCCCCAGATATTTTATTCAGGTGAAAGATTCATGAAATTTTCCAGAGCTGCTCGGGGATGTCAGTTGAATGGAACATTTGGGAGACCGCCAAGACCCATTTGTCAGCATGTACAGGCCTGCCCTGAGAGACCACAAATGATGGGAACTCTTGAAAGGTCTAGGGCAGTAGCCTCCAAGATAGGTCACTCCTATTCCCTGGATTCACAGCCAGCAAGAGCAGTAGGGAAGCCATGGCCTCAGCAAGCTTGCACCAGGGTAACAGAGTTAACTGAAGCAACTGGAAAACTGATAAGAACATCCCATATTGGAAAGCCTCACCCTCAGTCCTTTCAACCAGCAGGAGCCACACAAAAACTAAGACCTGCTTCTCAGCAAGGAGCCCAGATGAAGACACAAGGTGGGGCTTCAAATCCAGCTCTCCAAATAGGGTCCCATCCCATGTCCAAGAGCTCTCAGTTCAAATCCGATCAGTCCAACCCATCCACAGTCAAACACTCCCAGCCTAAACCCTTCCATTCTGTGCCCTCTCAACCTAAATCCTCTCAGACAAAATCCTGTCAGTCCCAGCCCTCCCAAACTAAACCTTCTCCATGCAAATCCACTCAGCCTAAGCGAAGCCAGCCCCGGCCTCCCCAGTCTAAGCCTTCTCAGCCCAGACCCACTCGACCTAAGTCATCCTCAACCAATCCTTCACAAGCTAAGGCACACCACTCAAAAGCAGGGCCGAAGAGGGGAGGGAAGCATTAA